The sequence below is a genomic window from Physeter macrocephalus isolate SW-GA chromosome 19, ASM283717v5, whole genome shotgun sequence.
TCCTTCTTAAACCTCAAGTCTTATTGTTGTTATTCTCTATCGGTTTTCACTGTTTGCCATGGTAGTGATTTATCCCACTTCAGTAAGCATGCCACTTTTTAAAGTGACTGAAGGCTTTCCCCCCTTAATTACCTTCTCCTCCAATTCCTGGCTGCCTGAAGTAATACACTCTGAGCAGTTACTATATTTGAGACAGTTTCTTCAGCCTAACTGACCAATAttacagctagtaaatggcagagctagaaCACAACTTTTGCTATTAACATGTTAGAGAAGGACATGCCATTAAATATCAATACTTTTGCTATTATTATAGAGATTAAGAGCATTTTCGAGACTCAAACTCCCTGGGTTCAACTCTGCCACCAGTTCAGCTGGGTAACCCTGGGCTTAAATTACCacttatttcctcatctgtaaaggggtATAATAGTATCTCTAAAGGCTGCTAGAGGATTCAAAGCAGACAATGCATTATAAGCACTTAGTATATGCCAGGCACCGTCCCAAGCACTCAAAAGTTAACTGTTATCTCCTAATCCACTTTGGAAGGGTTTTAATCTCTTACAGAATTATATACACTCTAGGACATGTTTCACAAAAGAATGAACCTGTTACAACCCCCAAACTACAGACTTGATATCCTCATCATCCAAGGTGCATATTTTCCTTGGGAATCCACTTACAAGATATTAAAGGAGTCCCCtaatttatagaaattattttaccgATGCCAACATTCTATGCCAGTATTTACTGACTACCTCTGGGGAGGTCAGAGTGAGTGAGCAGACCAAATGAGGTGGGATTCGTGGGATTTGAACAATCCCCAGCAGCAAGGCAAAGCAGGCTATGGTTCCAGCCAAGTACAAGGGAATGCCTTTGGTGTGATTGGGGGCGTGTCCACAAGTATACTAGTAGGCAAGAGAGCCTAAGGTCCCTGGTTGCTGAAACCAGAGCCCAATCCTAGTACTTGGCAATGCAAACTTGCTTAATCtctgagtttctgttttataagtgtAAGAACAATCCTCCAGCTGCCCCACAATTAAAAACCTGATCACCAGATTTTCTAGAACTGAAAACTTAAGTGCTGAGAATCTATTTAGGGATTGTGTAGGCAGATTTAATTACAGATACATTTTAGCTTTCAACATTATAGAACAAGCATCTGAAAGTGGGTTCAAGTAATTCACATTCAATGACATCATGTGAAAGAGACACCTGTACAACAGGAATAACACACAGGACACAACCTGTGTAGATTGAGTTTTCATTTCCTGCACAGATGGGTGAAAATTACTAAACACTCAGGATATCCTATCTTCATACTGAAACACTAAATGGAAtggttagaaataaaaacatcttccTCTGCAAAACCAAAGCAAGATTTCTATTAAATGCAGAAGGTTGTCCATAACTCAAAAAAGCAGGTGACAGATACCTGTACACGATTTCCATGGGCCTTGTAACACCAATGTGTGCTTCTCTGCTTTTCTACTAGGTGTGCTACTGGAGCAGGCAAAGTAGGGACAGAACTGTAGGCAGAGGTAATTAATACCGCCTACTCCAAGAATATTTTATGGCATCAAATTCTAATTTTCTAAGATTAAATCTTTACCCTCTGACTTCTAAAGTTAATTAGGGACAGGAAGACTGGCTTGTTTACCCACTAACCAGTTGCTGAAAGACAACATCCTGTCTTGCTGGAGCTATAGTCTAACACCACATAACTGCATGTAGCTCATCTCTCAAATGCTACTAGTAGAATATTTGAACCAAACTGATACATACAAAACTATATTCCCTCAGGAGTTTAAAGTTACACTGCCTGAACCATACTTTATCGTAGATTATTTCAGTGAAACCTAAACATGGTAGGTATTGCTATAAAAAGACCACTGGTCAAGTAGGAACCCTGGACCTGGTGAATTGGATTATTATACTAAATTGTCACTATCTACTTAGGCTTAGTTTCCAAatctataaaaatagataactttTAACTGTGATTTCCAAATTTTGGTAAAAAAAACAATATCCTGAGTTTTCTGTAGCGGCAGCTCACTCTGCCTGCCCACAAATCAGGGAGCCACATTTATCAACTAATGGTTGTAAATATGCAGGCAATACTGCCACCCAGTGACCTGTCAAGAAAGGAATGACCATGTAACTGAACATCAAGAGGaattttcctctctatttttaAAGGTCCCAAACTTGATTTCATTTACTTAAGTGCAGGAACACACTATCTCAAATAGTCCAAAACACTTAAgaagttttattgaaaaaaatacaaaaacaccagattctcattttaaagtaaaactaacAGCATCTTCCACAACTTTCCAAGTTACTCCACCATTCTTatcactattaaaaaacaaaaccaagttcCAGATCCAAAATAATGAACCCACTGGTGAACATTTTTCTTATGGTTCTAGCTtccactcatttttaaaattttacatttgcacCTTTTCAAGAATGAGtagcaatttttatttaatatctgtGAGAACCGCACTTAACTTTCTtcatatgaaataaaaacaaaacaaaaccacacacaccCTAATCAAACTCAGAGAAAATACACATTTGTTCATTAAAGCTCACCTGCTTTAGATAATTTTTTCTCTTCACACATCAGCATAGTAAGCCAATGTTTGATCCATGCTGCaaaagctgtacaaaatgaaaagacctgTTAATTCCCTAGGGAAACCTTAAGGCAAAAGCAAAAGCCTTActctacaaaagaaaaacaaagcagaggcATGGGGACTGTGGAGACGGCTCAGATGAGTAAGCACCACAAGGATGAAGAAGACAATTTTTGTACAAACATATGCaggataaagtttaaaaagtagcATTGAACGTCCATGTTTCCTGCAGAAATAATGATCATGTCAGGTAAAATGACTCCTGAAACAAGTTCTCCTTGGATCTTAATTAACAGACTCTCGTTAGTTCTCTCCTACATATACCCGTGGTATCTGAGCCTTGTTTCAGAgctcttctttcctcctgttcACTGTACAGACCTGGATCCCAGGCCTGCCCAACAATCCCTATAGAAGACAGTGTTAGTGTGCTTGGGTCCTTCTTCGGAAAGCTGTCACCTTCTCCTTCACCTGAACACTGGGACTAACTCCAAATTCCAGGCAGTCACTTCACGTTTTTGAGCTGTAGCAGAACAAATGCATGGAGGTTTCTTTAAGGCTACAAACTTTACAAGTTGGTCCCATTAACAATTACCTAGAGGCAGGAGTTTTTTAAACGGCATGAATCAAACACTTGCACATTTCAACAGAATACAGTTTACATTCATCTCTAAATCTGAGATTAAGAAACTATTAGCTGGTTTCCAACTGTTTCAATACTGGTTTGAAGTCTGAATAATTTTACTGTGTagacattaaatattttgtttaaatattaaacattaaatcTTTTCCTGACTATccagacagaaatagagaaagcagGAACAACAGGCAGGAGAAGAAACAGTCAATAGACTTGTGACTTCTATgccatctgtaaaaaggggaggGACTTCGGCATGGGTTTCAAAATTGCCTGGGAGCTGCCTCCTAAAGTCACCTCTACTTGGCATAAACCATGTTTTCTACACAAGGTATCTGATTCcaacaaaggcaaaagaaacccagaaaacaaaacagaaagaactgGGGTGGTCTCCCATTGTCTGATAAAAGAACTAGTATTACACTCAATAAGTTATAGTGGATATTCTGTAGCACTAAAGAAATTGTCATTTTACTTCGTACTACTGAGTCCTTGCCACGCAGAAGAGCTCTTCCTGAGAAATAAAAAACTTCAATCCTGGTTACCCTTAGAGGATGCCTTGAGCCTGGGTAAGGTCCTCAATGAAGATTTCCTGCTAGCAGGAAGGTATTCTCTACTAACTTTTAGGCTTACTGCACCATAGTTGAAACAATAGGCAAACTGGCTATTTCAGTAAATCTCAATGTCACTTGCCCATATGTGCTCAGCTAATTATTCAGTCACTGTTTtctaaattaacattaaaaaacttAACTTGCTTATGCaggcacaacttttttttttaactacagaaGTTATATGCTGGGTTTAGCTGATACAGCACTGCCCCAGGATTACCTGAGGGATGCTTCTCCCAGAGCCAATTTGCACATGGTTTACACCTCACAACCTTTTAAACTATCACTCAAAGTTAATTAAGCTGTAAACATTACTGAATAGCTGGGCTTATCGATTATGCAAGGGAAACCAAGGAGCAACAGTAGCACACAAAAGAGCCTCAAGGGAAAAaccttttctttgtatttttcattgcattttcaGAGGCAAAGAGGGGAGCCACAACACTACTGGCTATTTAATCAATATAGCTACACTGAATTGACAACTAATATACAGGTTTCAGAGCCTCTGTTAATTTCCCCAGCATAGGCTTAAGCTactgcctccttcctccttctccccaatATTTGGTCACCACTGTAAACAGAGCTCATATCTACAGATGAAGTTGTGGCTCGACTGTCGAAGTACACATAGCAGGAGAGCATCCTACTTTCTTAATGCACCTTTTTCAACTCAAGTATCTGAATGATACAGAATGTGACAGATGACTTAAAAGTCATGCTTACACATATAGCTTCTATACTTGACTTTGCAGAATGTACTCCTTATTCCTTTAATAAGATCCCTAGAAAACTGCTTTTCTCTTGAGACAAGTTTCCTTGGCAAGAGTTGAATTCAAGAAATGGCTACCCAAAATGAGAGTCCCACCCCAAATCACAGGTGGAGATATTACACCCGTTTCAAAACTTTCAAGTCCCTATACTGTACAAGCAGGCTCATGACTGAACACATAAGCCTTCTAAAATTTGACAACTTTAGTACAGAAACTGGTGTCTAGAGTTCCATCTCTTCTTCTGTGCAAGCAGCTGTCTCCAAACTAGTGTAAACAGGCAACCCTGTTTGCCGAGGTTCCAAGAACAGTTCAGTTCTTTGAGGGAAGGCAGTGACAGCAGCTGCATGCTTAGTTTGGCTCTCTCCTGTGTAGTTCTTAGCATTAGATGACGGCTTTGGCTTATCAGAAAGGAGTTCAGGGAGAGGTTTCCAGAGCACAAGCTCCATGGAAGGACGGCTCCTAAGacataaaatacagatttttatcaataattttataacatgaaaataaaagacatacattGAAAAACTAATGTTTGCTACCTAACATCTAAAAACTGATGGGATTAAACAGATTTATGACAATCCAAATTGATCTTTACAAAGGCCACTCAAGTACATTAAATTTTACAGTTCTGCATGCATTTTTAAGCAAACCAACTGGCTGTACTGATGCTGTGATTAGAATATAAACATTCAACATGAAGAACAGAGGCCCTtgattttattatagttttttcttaaattgtggtTAATATTAGCAGATGTGAGCTACTATCTTGTACTAAaccattataaatgaaaaagaaacactggCCAAACACACTAAAAATATCTCAGTATGCCTTTTGCTTAGTACAGCTATGAAACATAATGCTTTTTGCAGTAAGCCACTGTCTGTGCCTAACCCCACCCCCTCGCCGCCCTCTCCATCTAGTGATGGTTTGATGGTTTCTGGGACCCAAGGGcaagtaaggaaaaataaaacacaaacaatgaagaacactccccccacacacacaaggCTAGCTTCTGGAAAACTAACAAGAGCAGAAAGTGCTATGTTTTAGGCTGGAGGGCAATGTGACCTGCTTACTCTTGGCTAAACTATTTACCCATCCTAAGGGCTGGGGAGTCAGAATTATAAGCTCAAGCTAGGAGGCTAATGCAAAACCGTTGTGAGCTAACATTGAGCAGCAGTGGAACCCACTGTGTCTAAAGACAATACTGCCTCATCTACCTGGCATCAGTGGGACTGGTATCCTAAGAGAATTTTTCAGATACCTGACACTTACCCTCACTGAGTACCAAGTCTATCTGAAGTCTTTTCTAGGCAACACTAAATGGCACTTTATAACTTGCCTACTACagctggccctccatatctgtgggtttTTGATTcagaccattttattttttaaattaattaattaaattaattaactaacttatttttggctgtgttgggtcttcattgctgcgtgcaggttttctctagttgtggcaagtgggggctactcttcgttgcagtgcgtgggctccccattgcagtggcttctcttgttgtagagcacaggctctaggcgcacaggcctcAGCAGCtacggcatgcgggctcagcagttgtggctcacaggctctagcgcgcaggctcagtagttgtggcacaagggcttagttgctctgcggcatgtgggatcttcccagaccagggctcgaacccgtgtcccctgcattggcaggcggattcctaaccactgtgccaccagggaagcccccagaccattttatataagggaactgagcatccttggattttagTATCCGcagagggtcctggaaccaatccccccaaGGATATTAAGAGACAACTGTACAGAGTCAGTAATGACCACTTGAAATCATCTAAGTTCAGGACTACAAGAATTACAGGGCTATCATTAGTTCTTATGTAAATGGACTCCAGGCTGCTTTGCTTTTCAGgttcttatgtttgttttccaGTTGCCTCTCCTGTTCTCACACTGTACTGTCACTATTCACTATTATGAGTTTGTCTGTTCTGCTGTTTGTGTGTTTCTACTCTGATGATCGAGGAAACCAGATAACTGAGCTGATCAAACTGGGTCTAAACTAAGTGCAAAATGGCTCTTACAGCTAAAGGCCTGAGGGGCTACACACTATGAGGTAAGAATATGAGCTGTGGATTGTGGCCTTTGTGGTAACTTTTTTGACTGCTGGGAGACTTTTGTTTCCTAGGACCTAATAGTGGTCCTGGATAACTGAGAGAGCCAGGTAAAAGGTACTTTTGAAATGTGGTTTCTACATCCTATCACAGGAATTTgagagaatgtttttttttttttttaacttctttattggagtataattgctctacaatggtgtgttagtttctgctgtacaacaaagtgaatcagctacacatatacatatgagAATGGGTTCTTTCTTGCCAATCCTCCCATTTCCAAATATTAGATTATTAGTGCATTTTAAGACTTCAAAACAACCCAGGGCTGAGTACACAAGGCAGCCAACTCCTGCTTGCATAGCATTTTGCTCATCCCAATGAACTAAGAAAAGGTCTCCAACCTGGGCTAAATACAAAACGTACTGTGCTTTCACTTGGTTGGCGATCAGGAAGTGTCTAGAGACTGGGTTTTCCCTCCAAGATCATAAGTGAATGGAAACCAGAAACCAAAACTTACATGGACTCaatcattttctttgtaaagacTTCATCAAATTCCCTCTTCAAACCTGTTTTCATGGTATCAGAAAGGACAAGGCTGGGAAGATGGTTAATATTTCTGTCAGCTTCAACTTCTTCATCTTCGTCAATTATTCTAAATAAAGACAGAAGCGCAGGaagatagaaaaattatttagttaAGCTATTACATATTCTATTAAttggacaaaatttaaaaaataaaaaaagggtaAATGCAACAGGTGCTAAAGCAAAATATCAAGTAACTATACCTGAGAGAAAGAAGTATACACAAAAGAGTTGTTCAACATTTAACCAAAATGTTTTACATTAGAGGCAATCAAATTTGAAGGATGTGTCCCTAAAAACCCTCATACCAAAACTTAATATTCAGAGATAGTAAGTGAAAATATTTAGTACAGTTCTATGAGAAGAGCTTACTTTAACATTTAAAGTGT
It includes:
- the CCDC117 gene encoding coiled-coil domain-containing protein 117 isoform X2; amino-acid sequence: MSWPSVEVTQENIFYIQLSVSVHHRKKHKREEEEEDDCPVRKKRLTEAGLCAGPNDWILCAHQDIEGHGVNPCTSGLSASGMLDVICEEMDQTTGEPQCEVARRRLQEIEDRIIDEDEEVEADRNINHLPSLVLSDTMKTGLKREFDEVFTKKMIESMSRPSMELVLWKPLPELLSDKPKPSSNAKNYTGESQTKHAAAVTAFPQRTELFLEPRQTGLPVYTSLETAACTEEEMEL